The segment TGCTAGTGATTGAGCACGACCTGGCTACCTTGGATGCTATGAGTGACAATGTTCATTTATTGTATGGTGAACCTGGAGGATACGGTGTAGTATCTGGTAATAAAGGTGTGAGAGTGGGAATCAACGCTTACATCAACGGTTTCCTTCAAGAGGAAAACGTAAGAATCAGAAAGCAGCCAATTGAATTCAGCATCCGTCCTCCAACACCTGAAGACGACGGTGAGGTATTGAGCGAATACAGCGACCTCAAGAAGGAATATGACGGATTCACTTTGGAAGCGGAAGCAGGTAAAATCTATCATGATGAAATAGTCACTGCATTCGGTTCAAACGGTATCGGTAAGACCACATTCGCAAAGATATTGGCTGGAGTTGAAAAGCCAAGTGAAGGAGAAATCATAGAAAAGGTCGAGATTGCATACAAACCACAATACATTGAATCCGACTATGAAGGAACCGCACAGGATTATCTTTTCGAAAATGCTCCAAGCTATGGTTCAAATATCTTCAACAGTGAAGTTGGAAGGCCTCTTGCACTTGATAACCTGCTTGACAAAAAGGTCAAGAAATTAAGTGGTGGGGAACTTCAAAGACTTGCCCTTGCTGTAACCTTGTCACAGGATGCAGATATCTATCTTTTCGACGAACCTACTGCATTCCTGGATGTAGAGCAAAGGCTGATTGCAGCAAGAGTTATCAGAAAGATAATTGAAAGCAGAAATGCAGCATCTCTGATTGTAGACCACGATATAGTGTTCATTGACTACATTTCAGACAGGGCTATGGTATTCAGCGGAGAGCCAGGACTCAACGGTAAGGCTTCAAAGCCAGCAGATCTAAGAACAAGCATGAACCAGTTCTTGGGAGACCTGGACATTACCTTCAGAAGAGATAAGGAAACCAAACGTCCAAGAGTGAACAAATATGACTCTTACCTTGACAGAGAACAGAAAGAGCAAGGCGAGTATTACTACCTTAAAGACTAATAAACTTCAAAACAAAACAAATAAAATAATTATTAAAAATGAATTTCATTAACTGACCATATGGTGATTTTTTGAACCCTATTGTTTCCATAGAAAATATATATAAAAAATTTGGGAAGAATGATGTATTAAATGGAGTTACAATCAACATTCCTAAAGGTTCAATTTGCGGTCTTGTTGGACCCAATGGAGCTGGAAAAACAACACTGCTAAGAATCATCACATCTCTTCAAAAAGCAGATTCCGGCCAAGTTAATATTAATTCTTGT is part of the Methanobrevibacter sp. genome and harbors:
- a CDS encoding ribosome biogenesis/translation initiation ATPase RLI, with translation MSRISILDKDKCQPKKCNYVCMHYCPGVRMEEDTIVIDEKSKKPLISEELCSGCGICTNRCPFGAVSVINLPEALDEPIHRYGQNSFELFGLPTLKDGTVLGLLGQNGIGKSTIMRILSGELIPNLGNYEEEATWEKVIEYYKGSALQNYFKLLQAGEIKTIHKPQMVDQLSKVVKGNVKTLLSNVDERNKLDEIVDDLDLKNVLERDMQNLSGGELQRVAIAATVLREGDFYYFDEPTSWLDVRQRLNAVKVIRSLAEAGKSVLVIEHDLATLDAMSDNVHLLYGEPGGYGVVSGNKGVRVGINAYINGFLQEENVRIRKQPIEFSIRPPTPEDDGEVLSEYSDLKKEYDGFTLEAEAGKIYHDEIVTAFGSNGIGKTTFAKILAGVEKPSEGEIIEKVEIAYKPQYIESDYEGTAQDYLFENAPSYGSNIFNSEVGRPLALDNLLDKKVKKLSGGELQRLALAVTLSQDADIYLFDEPTAFLDVEQRLIAARVIRKIIESRNAASLIVDHDIVFIDYISDRAMVFSGEPGLNGKASKPADLRTSMNQFLGDLDITFRRDKETKRPRVNKYDSYLDREQKEQGEYYYLKD